The Armatimonas rosea genome includes a window with the following:
- a CDS encoding ABC transporter substrate-binding protein/permease: MLRSLLALLTLCLALPTLARNDDSLARVKARGVLKLATDATYPPFEYMENGKVVGFDAELAAELGRELGVQVELVSMEWSGVFAAVETQKCDLVISGVTITAERKKGNGFTRPYFLSGQVIARKKGTSFAKPSDILPEGRTAAVQQETTGQFAMEKAGVPKERLHRFDTLQDGLMDVKNGKSDVAVGDEPALAEIIRKGYPELELAPGGPFVEENLGIVAKKDALTLLAALNLALERIVVDGRYARIYEKWMHKPFTLAGIAKLEAVKGDGTPIPAELLTTATKAVAVEAGAPAQGGALTIRPKLLLQSLPLLLKGALLTLELTLITLVLGVPLGLGIALVRLGRVAPLRTLAIAYVEAVRGTPLLMQIYVIYFVFPAVGISLNPFVAGVMALSLNAAAYASEIFRAGIESIDTGQREAARALGMTSGQAMRFVILPQTFQRVLPPLTNEAVALLKDSSLVSVVALTELMRVGKELATTAGAPTTIYLAVAVIYLAMTLPLTAIVRRLETHPLK; the protein is encoded by the coding sequence ATGCTTCGCTCTCTCCTCGCTCTCTTGACTCTCTGCCTTGCCCTTCCGACTCTTGCCCGAAACGATGACTCGCTGGCGCGGGTGAAGGCGCGCGGTGTGCTGAAGCTCGCCACCGATGCGACCTACCCGCCCTTTGAGTACATGGAGAACGGGAAAGTGGTGGGATTCGATGCCGAGCTTGCCGCAGAGCTGGGGCGCGAGCTGGGTGTGCAGGTAGAGCTGGTCTCGATGGAGTGGTCGGGGGTCTTTGCGGCGGTCGAGACCCAGAAGTGCGACCTGGTGATCTCGGGGGTGACCATCACGGCGGAGCGCAAGAAAGGCAATGGCTTCACGCGCCCCTACTTCCTCTCGGGGCAGGTGATCGCGCGTAAGAAAGGCACGAGCTTTGCCAAACCCAGCGATATCCTTCCCGAAGGGCGCACGGCGGCGGTGCAGCAAGAGACCACGGGGCAGTTTGCGATGGAGAAAGCAGGAGTCCCCAAGGAGCGCCTGCACCGCTTCGATACCCTGCAAGACGGCCTGATGGACGTCAAAAACGGCAAGTCCGACGTGGCGGTGGGCGATGAGCCCGCGCTGGCAGAGATCATCCGAAAGGGCTACCCCGAGCTGGAGCTGGCTCCCGGCGGGCCGTTTGTCGAGGAGAACCTGGGAATTGTCGCCAAGAAAGACGCGCTCACGCTCTTAGCGGCACTGAACCTGGCGCTGGAGCGTATCGTGGTTGATGGCCGCTACGCTCGCATCTATGAGAAGTGGATGCACAAGCCGTTTACCTTGGCAGGTATCGCCAAGCTGGAGGCGGTCAAGGGCGATGGGACGCCGATTCCCGCAGAGCTCCTGACCACAGCAACCAAAGCGGTCGCGGTGGAGGCAGGTGCTCCTGCCCAAGGCGGGGCGCTGACCATCCGCCCAAAGCTCCTGCTCCAGTCTCTCCCGCTCCTGCTCAAGGGTGCGCTACTGACCCTGGAGCTGACCCTGATCACGCTGGTGCTGGGGGTGCCGCTGGGCCTCGGGATCGCGCTGGTGCGGCTGGGGCGAGTCGCACCGCTACGGACCCTGGCGATTGCCTATGTCGAGGCCGTGCGCGGAACTCCCTTGCTGATGCAGATCTACGTCATCTACTTTGTCTTCCCCGCCGTGGGAATCTCGCTCAATCCGTTTGTGGCGGGCGTGATGGCGCTCTCGCTCAATGCAGCGGCCTATGCCAGTGAGATCTTCCGGGCGGGAATAGAGAGCATCGATACCGGCCAGCGCGAGGCCGCGCGGGCGCTCGGCATGACCAGCGGCCAGGCCATGCGCTTCGTCATCCTGCCCCAGACCTTCCAGCGGGTTCTGCCTCCCCTCACCAACGAGGCAGTCGCGCTGCTGAAGGACTCGTCGCTGGTCTCGGTCGTGGCGCTCACGGAGCTCATGCGTGTCGGAAAAGAGCTCGCCACGACCGCAGGTGCCCCGACCACGATCTATCTGGCGGTCGCCGTGATCTACCTCGCCATGACACTTCCTCTCACGGCGATTGTGCGACGCCTCGAAACCCACCCTCTAAAATGA
- a CDS encoding DUF4382 domain-containing protein, whose product MKLMKITALSLVMGAVALAGCGGGSAGSSVVTGSRATILLTDSPREDYGHVWATIYHVELTPQGGGAPVVVFDNSAGVLIDLRTLRDASGARYSFLSSASVPAGTYTGVSVTVGSTMQLIKTGQTTGTSLTVDASVARDANGNAVIPVTFRSPKTISSTATNVCIDFDLARFVISGSKILPSVVEGDGAGLSDPARHEKDDYHGTISGLAGTAPNYTFTLTMGSGQTVAVTTTAATALYGAALTEGARVEVEGTLDTTAQTLVATKLEVRGTGSSSDDRKTPRAAGTASALNASAGTFTLTIKRAGGFTVSGTTVNVVTNASTVFRGDKGATLAAADFYTALATTPNVGVEGTYDATTNTLTATKARAFDPTKDGPGKVGEAHSFRDAAERGGGGDAINDHGWGNDSLRGGRGGSDD is encoded by the coding sequence ATGAAACTCATGAAGATTACCGCGCTGAGCCTTGTGATGGGCGCTGTGGCGCTTGCGGGATGCGGTGGTGGGAGCGCCGGAAGCTCCGTCGTAACCGGCAGCCGCGCGACAATTCTACTGACCGATAGCCCCCGCGAGGACTACGGCCATGTCTGGGCGACGATCTATCATGTGGAGCTGACTCCCCAGGGCGGCGGGGCTCCGGTCGTGGTCTTCGATAACAGCGCGGGCGTACTGATCGACCTGCGCACCCTCCGAGATGCGAGCGGCGCACGCTACTCCTTCCTGAGTAGCGCCAGTGTCCCCGCCGGAACCTACACCGGAGTGAGCGTCACCGTGGGCTCGACCATGCAGCTGATCAAGACCGGCCAGACCACGGGGACATCGCTGACCGTCGATGCGAGTGTCGCCCGTGATGCCAATGGCAACGCGGTGATCCCGGTGACCTTCCGCTCCCCCAAGACCATTAGCAGCACCGCAACCAATGTCTGTATCGACTTCGACCTGGCACGCTTTGTGATCTCAGGGAGCAAGATCCTGCCCTCCGTGGTCGAGGGCGACGGTGCAGGGCTCAGCGACCCGGCCCGTCATGAGAAAGACGACTACCACGGGACCATCAGTGGCCTTGCGGGAACTGCACCTAACTACACCTTCACGCTGACCATGGGGAGCGGCCAGACAGTCGCGGTGACCACGACTGCCGCCACGGCTCTCTATGGTGCGGCCCTGACCGAAGGAGCCCGTGTCGAGGTCGAGGGAACCCTGGATACCACCGCCCAGACCCTGGTTGCCACCAAGCTTGAGGTGCGTGGCACGGGGAGCAGCTCCGATGACCGCAAGACGCCCCGTGCGGCAGGGACAGCATCGGCACTGAATGCGAGTGCGGGGACCTTTACCCTGACCATCAAGCGCGCCGGGGGCTTCACGGTCTCGGGGACCACGGTCAATGTGGTGACCAATGCCTCGACGGTCTTCCGTGGGGACAAGGGCGCAACCCTGGCCGCCGCGGACTTCTACACCGCGCTGGCAACCACCCCCAATGTTGGAGTCGAGGGCACCTACGATGCAACGACCAACACACTGACCGCCACAAAAGCACGTGCCTTCGATCCTACCAAGGACGGCCCGGGTAAGGTCGGGGAGGCCCATAGCTTCCGTGACGCCGCCGAGCGTGGCGGTGGCGGCGATGCCATCAACGACCACGGCTGGGGAAATGACTCCCTGCGTGGTGGTCGCGGCGGTAGCGACGACTAG
- a CDS encoding type II toxin-antitoxin system VapC family toxin yields MSLLLLDTNILIHGARRSDVWAQIVSLCDPMLALPIPLVHIVSHGESLSFAEQRSWGEERRKQLTYLLGYFEMITIDPLDLDSYALLDSYSRRKGFRMGKNDLWIAAAAHTSGATIVTTDRDFDHLDGKFLQRLWIDPTTP; encoded by the coding sequence ATGAGCCTTTTGTTACTAGATACCAATATCCTAATTCATGGCGCACGCCGCAGTGATGTCTGGGCACAGATTGTTTCTCTCTGTGATCCGATGCTTGCTCTACCAATCCCTCTTGTCCATATTGTTTCGCATGGCGAGTCCCTCTCATTTGCGGAGCAACGTAGCTGGGGAGAAGAACGCCGCAAACAGCTTACCTACTTGTTGGGCTACTTCGAGATGATCACAATTGATCCTCTTGATCTCGATTCATATGCCCTATTGGATAGTTACAGTCGTCGCAAAGGTTTTCGTATGGGCAAAAACGATCTCTGGATTGCTGCTGCGGCCCATACCTCGGGCGCGACTATTGTCACTACTGACAGAGATTTTGATCATCTGGACGGTAAGTTTCTTCAGCGTCTGTGGATTGATCCCACTACCCCTTGA
- a CDS encoding PEP-CTERM sorting domain-containing protein (PEP-CTERM proteins occur, often in large numbers, in the proteomes of bacteria that also encode an exosortase, a predicted intramembrane cysteine proteinase. The presence of a PEP-CTERM domain at a protein's C-terminus predicts cleavage within the sorting domain, followed by covalent anchoring to some some component of the (usually Gram-negative) cell surface. Many PEP-CTERM proteins exhibit an unusual sequence composition that includes large numbers of potential glycosylation sites. Expression of one such protein has been shown restore the ability of a bacterium to form floc, a type of biofilm.) produces MRSLSITHLTTALATLTLLAPTAYAGTAVVPSAFTNAEGNSSYLITPTFSVTYQQVYASSLLTSLVPGTQLTGMRFRADGGWHALSSASYNFATFDVRIGTSTRTPGSLSATIADNLGADTIQARSGSLFWAAGSFPSDTSPSSFGPLIDFTTPYTYLGGDLLLTVSHSAGGGDTLLWDAAQGSGSAIPSRAEYRQTAGVVGSTTTTTSTNSYALVVQFETIVPTASSPEPGTLALLGLGGLLLPYGLRRRR; encoded by the coding sequence GTGCGCTCCCTCTCTATCACACACCTGACCACCGCACTCGCAACACTAACTCTCCTAGCCCCCACAGCCTATGCGGGCACGGCTGTCGTTCCCAGCGCGTTCACCAATGCAGAGGGCAACAGCAGCTATCTGATCACCCCGACATTCTCTGTTACCTACCAGCAGGTCTATGCGAGTAGCCTCTTGACGAGCCTCGTTCCTGGCACCCAGCTCACGGGGATGCGCTTCCGCGCCGATGGTGGCTGGCACGCCCTTTCGTCGGCGAGCTACAACTTTGCGACCTTTGATGTCCGTATCGGCACCTCAACCCGCACCCCGGGGAGCCTTAGTGCAACCATCGCGGATAACTTAGGGGCAGACACGATCCAGGCACGGTCGGGCTCGCTCTTCTGGGCGGCAGGAAGCTTTCCAAGCGACACCAGCCCTAGCTCCTTTGGTCCTCTGATCGACTTCACGACTCCTTATACCTACCTGGGGGGAGATCTCTTGCTGACTGTCAGCCACAGCGCAGGCGGCGGAGACACCCTCCTCTGGGATGCAGCTCAAGGGTCAGGAAGTGCCATTCCCTCCCGGGCGGAGTACCGCCAGACAGCGGGTGTGGTTGGGAGCACCACCACCACGACAAGCACAAACTCCTACGCACTCGTGGTGCAGTTTGAGACCATCGTCCCCACCGCCTCATCGCCCGAGCCTGGGACACTGGCACTTCTTGGGCTAGGGGGTCTCTTGCTCCCTTATGGCTTGCGCCGCAGACGGTAA